cacCCAGTATGCAAAGCAtcgaaataaactattaacccctaaactaccatccccccagTATGCAAAGTATCGaaataaactattaacgcctaaactaccatcccccagtatacaaagtatctaaataagctattaacccctaaaccaccatcccccagtaTACAAAGTATcgaaataagctattaacccctaaaccaccatcccccagtatgcaaagtatctaaataaactattaacccctaaactaccatcccccacaacgcaaagtatctaaataaactattaacccctaaaccaccatcccccacaatgcaaagtatcgaaataaactattaacccctaaactaccatcccccagTATACAAAGCAtcgaaataaactattaacccctaaactaccatcccccagtatacaaagtatctaaataaactattaacccctaaatcaccatcccccaGTATACAAAGTAtcgaaataatactattaacccctaaactaccatccccccagTATGCAAAGCAtcgaaataaactattaacccctaaactaccatccacCAGTATACAAAGTAtcgaaataaactattaacccctaaactaccatcccccagTATACAAagcatctaaataaactattaacccctaaatcaccatcccccaGTATACAAAGTAtcgaaataaactattaacccctaaactaccatcccccagTATACAAagcatctaaataaactattaacccctaaactaccatcccccagTATACAAAGTAtcgaaataaactattaacccctaaactaccatcccccagTATACAAagcatctaaataaactattaacccctaaatcaccatcccccaGTATACAAAgtatcaaaataaactattaacccctaaaccaccatcccccagtaTACAAAGTAtcgaaataaactattaacccctaaactaccatcccccagTATACAAagcatctaaataaactattaacccctaaatcaccatcccccaGTATACAAAGTAtcgaaataaactattaacccctaaaccaccatcccccagtaTACAAAGTAtcgaaataaactattaacccctaaaccaccatcccccagtaTACAAAGTAtcgaaataaactattaacccctaaaccaccatcccccagtaTACAAAGTAtcgaaataaactattaacccctaaaccaccatcccccagtaTACAAAGTAtcgaaataaactattaacccctaaaccaccatcccccagtaTACAAAGTAtcgaaataaactattaacccctaaactaccatcccccagTATACAAAGTAtcgaaataaactattaacccctaaaccaccatccccccagtaaacaaagtatcaaaataaactattaacccctaaaccaccatcccccacaacgcaaagtaaaaGTAGTGTAAAGTGGAAGCTATGGAATATCAAAACATCAGCAACAATCACCCCCTTCCTAATATATTCCAATAAGTAGCATTTGTTTTTACTAATTAGCTTATAATGGCTTTATATATAAGGTCATGTAATTACCTCATTATGGTCCCGGCCGATGACCATGAAGTTGGGGGTTGGAGTGTAAATTAATAATAGGCTATCGTTGTTAGTGACACTTTAATTAACAGGAGGAAAGGGCTGACTTTCTCCCCCCCACCTTCTTTTTCCCTTAAACTTTTGTACTAAATCCTTTATATAGAACAACTTGTACGTAAAACATCGGTAAATTTAAAACAGAACTCTACAAAATGAAACATATAACATACCAACAGCTTAGAGGCAAATTTAGGTTGGCATTAATGGGTTGTGAAAACTATTTTAAACCCATGAGTCTATCCACCGGCTGTGTCCAACCTTGGTGCCGGCTCGAGAAACTCTAAATGTAGTATGTGAAGTCCAGTTTAAGGGACTTGGGAGTTTCGGCATTGTTTCGCCTAGCGTTACATCGTGATGTTTGGTATGGGTATCATTGTTGTGTTGGAAGTTGATCAAAGCGACGCCTGTGGCTGTCCAGGAGCCCCCCCAAGCACCTGTTAAGACACTTCCAGCGTCGGTATCTGGCCCATCTGCTTAATTGATGGTGCAGTAGGGTTCAGCAACAATGGGATTGCGTCAGATAGATGTCTCGTTCTGTTGTTATGAGGTATAAAAGCATTAAGTGCAGTGATGGTCATTGAGATCCTTAAGCTAGGCTGAAGTCCCATAGTAAGGCAAGGATCTTTAGGTAGAAGGTTAGTGTAAGGTTTCTCTTGTTGGTTGTTCCATGCAGCTGTGCTGTCGCCATTCTGAAGCTCTATCTCAGGTAAGCTATTAGGGATTGCAAGTATTGAGCGGTCTTCCTGGCAATTCAAATGGAGCCCTATCAAGCAGCTTCagcatgcagaggcgtaactagaaattaCAGGGCCCAGTTGCAAggatctaagaagggccccccacccccaaaatgtgaatttgatacatatcgtttttttgtttttgtttacattttacacagaaaaaaaatgtgaattaagattacatgtctgaaaaaggaggtacccagtgcccacagtctgtgagatggtctgaccccctattactgtatagtgacactgtttaacccaccagtactgtatatagtgagtaaaTGAcaatctgtaatctgccggtgaaatGGCTAGCGTGACCCTgccagccccagtactttataaaatgaccacagtagtctgtgacatggtccagccccctgtactgtatatagtggtactgtatagtgacattgtttaccccccacccctcatgctgtagtaacaaggtctgtaatttgctggttccataaacatacacacacacacatacatgcataaatacacacacagtcacatacatacatacacacatacacacacataaacaccaatggttaaaacagaaacactaacccctgtagtcatagacagagacactagtgaagcatcacatcacactcacatgatatcagtgcaggcagtggcaggtcaatgttttttattggggacatttttttttatttttttttaagctggacccccaccctcgggggcccagtcgcagttgcgatctctgcaccccctgtagttcagcCCCTGTCAGCGTGGTTCTTTCAAGGTTATCAAGCTGCTGGCTGAGATAGTAGAGCACCTCTATGTCCCCTATGGCGGCCATTTTCGGATATTGCATTGATATAGTTACTGACAGGGGGGTGCGCTGCCTGCATGATGGCCGCCGCCTCAGACCTATATCGTCCAATTTTGTAATCCGGTGTCAGGAAAACAGCATATGTTGGGGTTTATGTTGTACTGCAATTGTAGAAATATTGCTGTTGAGTCTTACCAAAAATCGGCGGATGAACAGTTTCTTGACTGGAGCTCTGAATAAGTGTGACCGCTCAGGATTGCTGCTTGGACATGcccctatatttatttttttatatataatttataacaaACAGCAGAAGGTTGTTTGCAATATCTCTTACAATGTGTACTGTCATTGTTTTAAGTGCAGTATTTCCAAACTCCAAATATTCCTAATAATTGTAAAGGATTAACTGTTTGTTATCTAGATAAAACTCTAAAACCATGGTTGTATTAATCAACATGACTTTTATTAAAATACAGATCaatgttattacaaaaacatactcatAAGTACTTGTAGCTAGTTATAGAATTGACAATTTAATTAATCTGGGAGTATTAGCAATAATTATATTATGGAACCGtgatgtctgtttttatttattaaaatgagaTATAATGACATCACTTTTGAACTTATTGGTGTTAAAAGATATTTAACTATTTATTTCCAACTCCGAGATAACGTCTTCCTTGCTTATTTGCTTCCATAGTTCAGGAATCTTCCCTAAgccttcaaacttttttttatactgATTTTCCAGGTCTGACTGGAAGCGAGAAACAACCCATTTCCAGTATTTTTGTGATGAGCTGTCAGGTGTTATTGACCAGTTAGAATAACGAGGTCCAGCTGTTCTGTAATTTTTGAAGGGGACTAGAACATCTGAATCATGACTTAAATAAAACGATTTATCACTGGCTACAAGACTGGTGCAGATATCAGTTAGAAACATATCTGTGTTCCTATAACTCCTGCCCTTAACTGCAGCTGAACGATGAAACTGGACACTGTGGTCTCCGTCATGTTCGGACACTGTATTAGTGCAGATGGCATTGCAGAAAGGACACTGATGCCAGCAGCCAGCCAGCTGATCTAGCAGAATTTCATGTGGGTTAGATCTGAATTTAGTCATGTCATTAACAGAAAAGTCTTTATTAAGTTGTTGCACTACTATTTCCAGTGCCTTTGACATAGCTTCTTTTAGAAAACCAATGTCATCTATATCTTGTTGATCTACACTTTTGAAGTCACTACGTGAAATGTTTATGTTGTCTCCCAGTTCTGAGCAGAACTTATCAAACCATAAGCTCACATTACTCTGTATCTTTTCTATCCTTGTCATTGAATTCTCTATAGCTGATAGAATCAGAGTTTTGTAATGGTCCATGCTGGTGTTTAAAAATGTTGACAGCCTTGAACAACTTTTGTCAAGTAAGTAGTCTGTAACACATTCCTGAATGAACTTTTTAAAAGCTGATTTGGGGTTCTGAATATACTCATAATATGCTGGGAAATATTCCTTTTCAGCCAGTGACTTCAATATATAGTTCTCTAGGTTTGATCTGTTCCCATTGAAGGCTGGGTAGTTGCACCTCATCTCCCTCGCTATGTCTATTGCAGCCTTTTCATACACTGCTTGTTGGATGGCCTCTTTAAGTTTTGCACATAACAAGTCAGCAAATGAAGCAATCTTTTTTTTTCCTTCGCAAGAGCATTTAAAGCTCTGAAAGAAATAGTCTCTCTTACTTTCAAGATGAATGTGAGGTTTGTTTGATTCTTGGAAATCTTCAGACATCTGCTTAAAACTTTTCACTGCTTTACGGCAAAGATACACTGACACAaacattgtgtatttatttttaaatttaatctcATGAGTTAACTCCTTCAGCtccatttttattttatgcaaaattTCATGAAAATAATTTATCTGATAGTCCATtttcatttgcttttttttctcaatATATTCATTTATAAGCTGCTCTAGAGCACATGTTGTCTGTTTGACTCTTTTTTTATCATCATTTGATAGTTTTTTAGTTTCATACAGTTTTGGTTTTGCAGGAAGAAAGTTGAAAAATTCATCATGGAAAGAATCCCATTCGGAGGAATCCTTGATTATAGCTAACAAATTAACTTCCTTTCCAAAGTGCTCAATCAGAACATTTTCTAAATCGACTTTTATTTTTGGTGGGACAGCAGGAGGGTTTTTTTTCTTCACCTCTGCAATCCATGAATTCCATAATGTATTAAAATTTTCCCTCAGTTCATCTTCACTTAATTCTTTTCCCTTTAACTTTAGTGCCAGCTCTTTGCTTCTTCTAAACAGTTCACTTTCATAATGCCCTTCCATTTCATCTATCTTTTTTCTGCCGTTCTTTGATGTAAttaattcaattatttttttcCTTGTCTGTTCTATTAGATGTTGTTTCAGAGTAGACAGTCTAATTTTGGTATTTGCTTTCCACTGTATTAGTACTTCTTCATCACTTTCATCACTAAAAAACATCTCTAGATCCTTCATAACTTTGTCATATGGTTTTTCGAGTTGTCTATGAAGATAAGATATTTCAACTGTTTTAATTTCACCTTTTTTGATTTGGACATCCATCCTGTTCAGTAGGATTAGCATGTGTTCTCTTAGTTCCCAGGTACACTGTCCATATTTAATTTCCAGTTTGTTGTAAGCTGCTATCTCAAGAGAATTCTTGAAACTGAATACAAAATTCTCAGTTAACAAAGCTTTCCATAGATCACAAACCCTGATTTTGAAATCTGACATTTTTAATATATTACTTTGGGACTCCTTCCTTCCGGTGTCAAGTATGATGTTTCTGAGAAATTGCACATTTCGGCTATAACTTGGGTTAGAAGGAGCCATGGGTGGATCACCTTCCCAGAGGTGGGCAAAATAATGAATATGGGTGTTCACATCAAATTTGATGACCTCATTAAAGCATTTTATGTCAGAGTGTTCTTGCTGAGCTGCGGTCAGTGTCATTTCATCTAGTTTTTCCTGAAGTCGTCTTCGTCCCTCCATGGTTTTTTCTTTTGCTGTGAGTTCACCTACATTTTGATGGACAAACAGGCAACTTGGTCTGAGATTTACTTGCTTCATCCTCAGGAATGCTTGTACAGCTATCTGTAGAATATCTTGCATTTCAGAAGGATTTTCCCCAAAAATATTAATTAGGGTGAGATTCCCCAGACCAATGGTAAATGTAGCAAGTTCATTATCATGACTCATTGTGGCTTTGTTGCACAATTCAGGGGCCCTTAAACCTTCTGTATCAATAACAAGTACATAGTCAAACTTCAGCTCTTTCCTCAGGTATTCATCAACCTTAACAAGTTGCATGAAAGCTCCTCGGGTGCATCTTCCGGCACTTACTGCAAACTGTAACCCAAACATAGCATTGAGTAATGTTGACTTCCCTGAACTTTGTATGCCAAGTACAGAAAGGACAAACAGTTTTGTATCTCCTAACATTGCAATCAATTTATCTAAAACTGCTCGTATCCATCTCAATGGCACATGTGCTGCATCACCGTCCATCAGCTCAACGGGATATCCAGAAACCATAAGTCTGGCAGCAATTTCAGGTAAGGCGAATGAACATTTCTCTGATTGTGGAACGGTTTCTTGAGCTTCATAGATCTGCCCTAATTCTCTCAGAATGTGTTCAAGGCCAAATGTTGAGTCGTTTATCTGTTTTGATATTTGTTCTAATCTTTTTTGCTGTATTTCTATAAATGCAttgctgtttttcttttccttttcaacAGAAAGTTTTGACCACAATTCATGGTACTCCTCATAAAACACAGAGAGATtttctgatgataatttatctaaatacattttaaaccacTGAAGAAAGTACATTGGTAATGATTGTGGGGTTGATTGTGGGGTTGAGTGTAGGGTTTCCAAGAAAGATCTCATGAATTCATTGAGAGGAAATGCTCTTAGTAATTGTTTTtgccttaaattttttttttctacctcAATGTTATTACGGTATTGCTCAATGCTCAGATTTGTTTTTCCCTTAAGTCGAGTAAGCTCCTTATCTTTTTTGCACCACGTTTGCCAAAGATGTCCTTGTAAAGGAAGGAATTTTTCCTTCATGGCTAATAAGTTATTTTTTAACAAACTGATTAAAAAATTTGCCTTTTCTTTGCCTTCTTTGCACTGGGTTTGATCTTCATCAATACTGAACTCATAGATCCTAGCAATATTTGCACAGCTGTCAAGAGATTTTGTGATCTTTGATATAGACACAATTTTTTTAATTGCACATGTAAGCTCATTAATTAATTCTGCTTCATTTCTGTTTTTAATCCCAATTTTTACATTTACTCCGCTCTTTTGTTGAGTTCGCTCTTTGTCTGTAAGTAGACATATTAATGGTTTAGGAGaactataaaaatgttctaagacttgtttgtatttttcatcatttattttaGAACTTGTTACAAATATCACATTGATTGAGGAAATTTCTTGAAGAAAATGCACTTGTTTCTCATGTTCCAGTGCATCACCGTGGAGATTAGTGAATGCAATGCAATCATCAAACATGTCATCTTCTGTACCACTGGGGCAATACCAAGCAACTTCTACAACACCTTTCATCAGCAATGAGTTTTTAGTACTTCCTATGCAGTGACGATGGAAAAATATGTCATGTTTT
This genomic stretch from Bombina bombina isolate aBomBom1 chromosome 4, aBomBom1.pri, whole genome shotgun sequence harbors:
- the LOC128656837 gene encoding interferon-induced very large GTPase 1-like is translated as MLSTIKQCPSEGKIPENNASDGEHRQIYEFYELIDIFQTTKEEMEHVNEETASKEEIQQTMRNATNTINLSLQSFLQTMRHLNQIERELLFLCIANRFGFCVETREFQSLLRPEDIQFMSSKMQESYKEYSNLKEQCADRAQAFVLLTGLELVCEQTKISLEQKQERISFMKQHLAEFFSCDVDRMLNSYTDSSQWEHLEEDLKKIIYQKRNIKKRYLKRHKRRQVQKPVSYSTEKTFQNPLKTESNEIVPNLLKEIDLIKYYPRKMKTADFHEISKIYFNESQTVTTKQLPFQFLQKLLMLDYRARYLQCKPENDSGSATRILTTGNKASETFNSFFNESDDNSEEVTTETNTGIHPMDVQMAIFHCADDFTRQYIYTKLSVCQFALPLLIPNPDTNAVEFPLWLFRNLKKTWKGKSKVNSAKPIIETDTPVVSFIRLGTSLASKSQIINSLLSKKKHDIFFHRHCIGSTKNSLLMKGVVEVAWYCPSGTEDDMFDDCIAFTNLHGDALEHEKQVHFLQEISSINVIFVTSSKINDEKYKQVLEHFYSSPKPLICLLTDKERTQQKSGVNVKIGIKNRNEAELINELTCAIKKIVSISKITKSLDSCANIARIYEFSIDEDQTQCKEGKEKANFLISLLKNNLLAMKEKFLPLQGHLWQTWCKKDKELTRLKGKTNLSIEQYRNNIEVEKKNLRQKQLLRAFPLNEFMRSFLETLHSTPQSTPQSLPMYFLQWFKMYLDKLSSENLSVFYEEYHELWSKLSVEKEKKNSNAFIEIQQKRLEQISKQINDSTFGLEHILRELGQIYEAQETVPQSEKCSFALPEIAARLMVSGYPVELMDGDAAHVPLRWIRAVLDKLIAMLGDTKLFVLSVLGIQSSGKSTLLNAMFGLQFAVSAGRCTRGAFMQLVKVDEYLRKELKFDYVLVIDTEGLRAPELCNKATMSHDNELATFTIGLGNLTLINIFGENPSEMQDILQIAVQAFLRMKQVNLRPSCLFVHQNVGELTAKEKTMEGRRRLQEKLDEMTLTAAQQEHSDIKCFNEVIKFDVNTHIHYFAHLWEGDPPMAPSNPSYSRNVQFLRNIILDTGRKESQSNILKMSDFKIRVCDLWKALLTENFVFSFKNSLEIAAYNKLEIKYGQCTWELREHMLILLNRMDVQIKKGEIKTVEISYLHRQLEKPYDKVMKDLEMFFSDESDEEVLIQWKANTKIRLSTLKQHLIEQTRKKIIELITSKNGRKKIDEMEGHYESELFRRSKELALKLKGKELSEDELRENFNTLWNSWIAEVKKKNPPAVPPKIKVDLENVLIEHFGKEVNLLAIIKDSSEWDSFHDEFFNFLPAKPKLYETKKLSNDDKKRVKQTTCALEQLINEYIEKKKQMKMDYQINYFHEILHKIKMELKELTHEIKFKNKYTMFVSVYLCRKAVKSFKQMSEDFQESNKPHIHLESKRDYFFQSFKCSCEGKKKIASFADLLCAKLKEAIQQAVYEKAAIDIAREMRCNYPAFNGNRSNLENYILKSLAEKEYFPAYYEYIQNPKSAFKKFIQECVTDYLLDKSCSRLSTFLNTSMDHYKTLILSAIENSMTRIEKIQSNVSLWFDKFCSELGDNINISRSDFKSVDQQDIDDIGFLKEAMSKALEIVVQQLNKDFSVNDMTKFRSNPHEILLDQLAGCWHQCPFCNAICTNTVSEHDGDHSVQFHRSAAVKGRSYRNTDMFLTDICTSLVASDKSFYLSHDSDVLVPFKNYRTAGPRYSNWSITPDSSSQKYWKWVVSRFQSDLENQYKKKFEGLGKIPELWKQISKEDVISELEINS